A window of the Iodobacter fluviatilis genome harbors these coding sequences:
- a CDS encoding tetratricopeptide repeat protein — protein sequence MLVSSVDQLIQQAKKLISSRSVDSLAFATQARDLAVEMGCRFSEAAALTVYSSVLQLFGRHREAIDILDKVLDIAETDELGVWRGEALQLMGRHAYTLGEYESAARYWCRCLELSAQAIETTQRLCAHIGLGQLYYAHEQFEVALIHHKIAQDLAKAEHDANYQSICLINIAVDLFRLNRLDDAMSIARQALPLVRAEGNYELEAEVYSVFGLIRLARGDIERARMNFLVALKINRLHINTWNEAANLLALGRCSLANAEYEAALDELQRAFILAEAMESQYLLAEIHETFAAAYQKMNQPDLHEKHDITHKNLRAVLLEQSASAQLRSMEMNLLVPS from the coding sequence ATGCTTGTGTCCTCGGTTGATCAGCTCATTCAGCAAGCTAAAAAGTTAATCTCTTCGCGCAGCGTTGATTCACTTGCTTTTGCGACGCAGGCCAGAGATTTGGCCGTTGAAATGGGTTGCCGTTTTAGCGAGGCCGCAGCACTGACCGTTTACTCCAGCGTTTTACAACTTTTTGGCCGGCACCGGGAGGCGATCGATATCCTAGATAAAGTTCTGGATATTGCTGAAACCGATGAGCTGGGTGTGTGGCGTGGCGAGGCGCTGCAATTGATGGGCAGGCACGCTTATACACTGGGTGAATACGAAAGCGCGGCAAGATACTGGTGCCGTTGTCTTGAGCTTTCTGCACAGGCAATCGAAACAACTCAGCGGCTTTGTGCGCATATAGGCTTAGGGCAGCTATATTATGCCCATGAGCAATTTGAAGTTGCACTAATTCATCATAAAATAGCGCAGGATTTAGCTAAAGCCGAACATGATGCTAATTACCAAAGTATTTGCCTGATAAACATCGCGGTTGATTTATTTCGCTTAAATCGCCTAGATGATGCAATGTCAATTGCTAGGCAAGCACTGCCTCTGGTCAGAGCAGAAGGCAATTATGAGCTGGAGGCAGAAGTCTATAGCGTATTTGGTTTGATTCGATTAGCGCGTGGCGATATAGAAAGAGCCAGAATGAATTTTCTGGTGGCACTTAAAATTAACCGCTTGCATATCAATACCTGGAATGAGGCGGCTAATTTATTAGCACTGGGCCGCTGCTCTTTAGCTAATGCAGAATATGAAGCAGCGCTGGATGAGCTGCAGCGTGCATTTATCCTGGCAGAGGCGATGGAATCGCAGTATTTATTGGCTGAAATTCATGAAACCTTTGCGGCAGCCTATCAAAAAATGAATCAGCCAGACTTGCATGAAAAACATGACATCACGCATAAAAATTTACGCGCAGTGCTTTTAGAGCAATCTGCATCGGCGCAGTTAAGATCAATGGAAATGAACTTGCTTGTACCTAGTTAA
- a CDS encoding tetratricopeptide repeat-containing diguanylate cyclase encodes MPLMLSYDVIDNINLRARQMCLHNKESALELAEQACKLAVQIEYHLGYAQGLLNHARALARDPYFEESIALMRHSLMLGEEHALHAHIVDSLLEIAAAYYCQCEYDLALQYWSYCLDLSLNLSDDHAYIQAQIGLGQIYYAHDDFVAALEHHKQAAEFVSKINNDQLCALLYINLGGDYLSLLEYDQALTILQQGLFYAKRANHLEYVSEALCLIGQVQWGLGKYQIARRNLLAALKLNLQLENQWGMAANYLALGKISLSRRDVQPAEAYLAQGLLHATLRSAANLIFQFELLMADLAELKGDFKLALAHFKRFHHGQQAVKSQLSPHKLQAMKMQLEIESARLENADLRRQRASQHKEIQRVERLASYDGLTGILNRRGLEEQGSELFQRQRQNQQSLSVLMIDVDHFKRVNDGCGHPVGDKVLRQIAALLKSGCRQDDLVGRYGGEEFVVLLPNHEGVAATEVGERLRSLVDAWIWSRIHPELNITISVGIASIVDDLSLEALLSRSDQCLYQAKQQGRNRVVV; translated from the coding sequence ATGCCTCTCATGCTTAGCTACGATGTGATTGATAATATCAATCTTCGCGCCCGACAGATGTGTTTGCACAATAAAGAAAGCGCACTCGAGCTGGCAGAGCAGGCATGTAAACTGGCTGTGCAAATTGAGTATCATTTGGGTTATGCCCAGGGGTTATTAAATCACGCGCGGGCATTAGCCAGAGACCCTTACTTTGAAGAGAGCATTGCTTTAATGCGCCACAGTTTAATGCTGGGTGAAGAGCATGCATTACACGCACATATCGTTGATTCTTTACTGGAAATAGCAGCTGCATATTATTGTCAGTGCGAATATGATTTGGCCCTGCAGTATTGGTCATATTGTCTGGATTTATCCCTTAATTTATCTGATGATCATGCTTATATTCAGGCTCAGATTGGGCTTGGACAAATCTACTATGCTCATGATGATTTTGTTGCTGCATTAGAACACCATAAACAGGCTGCTGAATTCGTTTCTAAAATAAATAATGATCAATTGTGTGCGCTGCTTTATATCAATTTGGGTGGCGATTATCTAAGCCTGTTGGAATATGACCAAGCCTTAACTATTTTGCAGCAGGGTTTGTTTTATGCAAAAAGGGCTAATCATCTGGAATATGTTTCCGAAGCACTGTGCTTAATAGGACAAGTACAGTGGGGGCTGGGTAAATATCAAATTGCCCGGCGCAATTTGCTTGCCGCATTAAAGCTGAATTTGCAGCTGGAAAACCAATGGGGCATGGCTGCCAATTATTTGGCTTTAGGAAAAATCAGCCTTTCAAGGCGCGATGTACAACCGGCTGAAGCTTATTTAGCTCAGGGCTTATTGCACGCCACATTAAGAAGTGCTGCTAATCTTATTTTTCAATTTGAATTATTGATGGCGGATTTAGCCGAACTAAAAGGTGATTTTAAACTTGCCCTCGCTCATTTCAAGCGTTTTCATCATGGGCAACAAGCAGTAAAAAGCCAGCTTTCTCCGCATAAATTGCAAGCCATGAAAATGCAATTAGAGATTGAAAGTGCACGCTTGGAAAACGCCGATCTACGCCGCCAGCGTGCCAGCCAGCATAAGGAAATACAGCGGGTGGAGCGGCTGGCCAGCTACGATGGCCTCACCGGTATTTTAAATCGCCGTGGTTTGGAAGAGCAGGGTAGTGAGCTGTTTCAAAGGCAGCGGCAGAATCAGCAATCCTTATCTGTATTAATGATTGATGTGGATCACTTTAAAAGGGTGAATGATGGCTGTGGCCATCCGGTAGGGGATAAAGTGTTAAGGCAAATTGCCGCGCTGCTTAAATCAGGCTGCCGGCAGGATGATTTGGTAGGGCGTTATGGTGGCGAGGAGTTTGTGGTGCTCCTGCCTAATCACGAAGGGGTGGCCGCAACTGAGGTGGGCGAGCGGCTTCGCAGCTTAGTAGATGCATGGATTTGGTCGAGAATACACCCTGAACTCAATATTACGATTAGCGTGGGGATTGCCAGTATTGTGGATGATCTTTCGCTTGAAGCCCTGCTAAGCCGTTCTGATCAGTGTTTATATCAGGCAAAGCAGCAGGGCAGAAACCGTGTGGTGGTTTAG
- a CDS encoding DUF3683 domain-containing protein, whose protein sequence is MAEPITIPLPPQLVHDRVREIPYNYTSFSDREIVIRLLGEDAWQVLDDLRQQRKTGRSARMLFEVLGDIWVVKRNPYLQDDLLDNPKRLNMLAEAMHHRVHEIEKRRQENTQVALLIDRTREAVERFEREFIDVALLRRKVLKKMGRITRNDNICFDGLARVSHVTDATDWRVEYPFVVLAPDTEEEMAPLVAACIELGLTIIPRGGGTGYTGGAVPLTALSAVINTEKLDQHNGVEYREIPGVAGKVATIQCGAGVVTRRVMETAEAAGLAFAVDPTSADASCIGGNVAMNAGGKKAVLWGTALDNLVSWKMVDPDGNWMFIERMDHNMGKIHDAKQATFRIRKFKPDGKTLISDENLVIPGSKFRKEGLGKDVTDKFLSGLPGIQKEGTDGLITSARFVLHRMPAHVRTVCLEFFGEVSRAVPSIVEIKNYLDAHPSVQLAGLEHLDWRYVRAVGYATKAKSRGRPKMVLIADLVSDDEDAVGQASSHVVQLANVRGGEGFVAVTPEARKKFWLDRARTAAIARHTNAFKVNEDVVIPLPRLGEYSDAIERINIELSLTSKLELLDKLQDFFAHGRLPVDAGDAPVSAEEFIGDRRETALDLIAKSRLHWQWIFDHLDDSFELYRAAFPTMPLEKELIGDDIPQSVFLALRDFVLRVSWKRELLGELETLFSGRTDKSIMELVFAIQQKVLKGRTWVALHMHAGDGNVHTNIPVNSDDYEMLQRAHHAVARIMGVARNLNGVISGEHGIGITKYEFLTRAELAPFEAYKQRVDPNGHFNKGKLMPGADLANAYTPSFSLLGAESLILEASDIGEISNSVKDCLRCGKCKPVCSTHVPRANLLYSPRNKILATGLLTEAFLYEEQTRRGVSLKHFDELGDVADHCTVCHRCVNPCPVNIDFGDVSIAMRNFLRKEGKKKFNPVTALGMGFLTIKDPATIKLIRKVTIEWGYKGQRLAHAVAKRMGLLKPALKTPPATVGKATIKTQVIHFINKPMPGGLPKKTARALLDVEDSTVVPVIRDPQRLNRPEEQESVFYFPGCGSERLFSQVGLATQAMLWHVGATTVLPPGYLCCGYPQTSGGEKDKGDKITMDNRVLFHRLATTLNYLDIKTVIVSCGTCMDQLQKYQFELIFPGCRLLDIHEYLLEKGVKLEGVSGDRYMYHEPCHTPMKTYKGIDVANELMGQKVELNDRCCGESGTFGVSKPQIATQVRFRKEEEMKKGADKLRAESGAATPVKILTSCPSCLQGLSRYNDDSGTTADYIVVEIAKTVLGANWMPEYVEKARNGGIERVLL, encoded by the coding sequence ATGGCCGAGCCTATTACTATTCCCCTCCCACCGCAGCTTGTGCATGATCGTGTGCGCGAAATTCCATACAACTACACTTCGTTCTCTGATCGTGAGATTGTGATTCGCTTGCTGGGAGAAGACGCCTGGCAGGTGCTTGATGATTTACGTCAGCAACGTAAAACCGGCCGGTCTGCGCGGATGCTGTTTGAAGTATTGGGCGACATATGGGTCGTGAAGCGTAACCCCTATCTGCAGGACGATTTACTCGATAATCCTAAACGCCTGAATATGCTGGCCGAAGCCATGCACCACCGTGTGCACGAGATCGAAAAACGTCGCCAAGAAAACACACAGGTTGCGTTATTAATTGATCGCACCCGTGAGGCGGTAGAGCGCTTTGAGCGCGAATTTATCGATGTGGCCCTGCTGCGGCGTAAAGTGCTCAAAAAAATGGGCCGCATTACCCGTAATGACAATATTTGTTTCGATGGCCTAGCGCGGGTTAGCCATGTCACGGACGCCACCGACTGGCGCGTTGAATACCCCTTTGTGGTGCTTGCCCCTGACACCGAAGAGGAAATGGCCCCCTTGGTGGCGGCCTGTATCGAGCTTGGCCTAACCATTATCCCGCGTGGCGGTGGTACAGGTTATACCGGTGGAGCGGTGCCGCTCACGGCGCTTTCTGCTGTGATCAATACAGAAAAGCTCGATCAGCATAACGGCGTTGAATACCGCGAAATCCCCGGTGTGGCTGGCAAAGTGGCCACCATTCAGTGCGGCGCTGGTGTCGTTACCCGCCGCGTGATGGAAACAGCCGAGGCCGCAGGTTTAGCCTTTGCGGTGGACCCTACTTCAGCCGATGCTTCCTGTATTGGTGGCAATGTGGCGATGAATGCGGGGGGTAAAAAAGCCGTACTCTGGGGCACGGCGCTGGATAATCTGGTGTCATGGAAGATGGTTGATCCGGATGGCAACTGGATGTTTATCGAGCGCATGGATCACAATATGGGCAAGATCCATGATGCCAAACAAGCCACATTCCGGATTCGCAAATTTAAGCCTGATGGCAAAACGCTGATCAGCGATGAAAACCTAGTGATCCCGGGCAGCAAATTCCGTAAGGAAGGCCTGGGTAAAGATGTAACGGATAAATTCCTCTCCGGCCTGCCAGGTATTCAGAAAGAAGGCACCGACGGGCTGATTACCAGCGCCCGCTTTGTGTTGCATCGTATGCCAGCGCATGTGCGCACGGTGTGCCTAGAATTCTTTGGCGAAGTCAGCCGTGCCGTGCCTTCGATTGTGGAAATCAAAAATTATCTGGATGCACATCCCAGTGTGCAGTTGGCCGGTTTAGAGCATCTGGACTGGCGCTATGTGCGCGCCGTAGGTTATGCCACCAAGGCTAAAAGCCGAGGCCGACCCAAAATGGTGCTGATTGCCGATCTGGTGTCTGATGATGAAGACGCAGTGGGCCAGGCATCTAGCCATGTGGTGCAGCTGGCGAATGTGCGTGGTGGCGAAGGCTTTGTGGCCGTTACGCCGGAAGCGCGTAAAAAATTCTGGCTCGATCGCGCCCGCACCGCGGCGATTGCCCGCCATACCAATGCATTTAAAGTGAACGAAGACGTGGTGATCCCGCTGCCACGCCTTGGTGAATATTCTGACGCGATTGAGCGCATCAATATTGAGCTGTCGCTGACCAGCAAGCTGGAGTTACTCGACAAGCTGCAAGATTTCTTTGCCCATGGCCGCCTGCCGGTGGATGCAGGGGATGCGCCAGTCAGCGCCGAAGAATTTATTGGCGACAGACGCGAAACTGCCCTTGATTTGATTGCTAAATCCCGCCTGCACTGGCAGTGGATTTTTGATCACCTGGATGATTCATTTGAGCTGTATCGTGCTGCATTTCCAACCATGCCCTTGGAAAAAGAGCTGATTGGCGATGATATTCCGCAAAGTGTCTTTTTAGCGCTGCGTGATTTTGTGCTGCGGGTCAGCTGGAAGCGTGAACTATTGGGCGAGTTGGAAACACTGTTTTCTGGCCGCACCGATAAATCCATTATGGAGCTGGTATTTGCCATTCAGCAGAAAGTCCTGAAAGGCCGTACCTGGGTTGCTTTGCATATGCACGCGGGGGATGGCAATGTGCATACCAATATCCCTGTGAACTCCGACGATTACGAAATGCTGCAACGCGCTCACCACGCCGTGGCGCGGATTATGGGCGTGGCCCGCAATCTAAACGGCGTGATTTCCGGTGAGCATGGCATTGGTATCACTAAATATGAGTTTTTGACGCGCGCAGAGCTGGCCCCGTTTGAAGCGTATAAGCAGCGTGTTGATCCCAACGGCCACTTTAATAAAGGCAAGCTGATGCCGGGCGCGGATTTGGCCAATGCCTACACGCCATCATTTAGCCTGCTGGGGGCTGAGTCGCTGATTCTGGAAGCATCCGATATCGGCGAGATCAGCAATAGCGTAAAAGACTGCCTGCGCTGCGGTAAATGTAAGCCGGTTTGCTCCACCCATGTACCGCGCGCTAATTTGCTGTACAGCCCGCGTAATAAAATTCTGGCTACCGGTTTACTCACCGAAGCGTTTTTATACGAAGAGCAAACGCGCCGTGGCGTGTCGCTCAAGCATTTTGACGAGCTGGGGGATGTGGCCGACCATTGCACGGTGTGTCACCGCTGCGTTAATCCTTGCCCGGTGAATATCGATTTTGGCGATGTATCGATCGCCATGCGTAATTTCTTGCGCAAAGAAGGGAAAAAGAAATTCAACCCTGTTACTGCCTTGGGTATGGGTTTCTTAACCATAAAAGACCCCGCCACCATCAAGCTGATTCGCAAGGTAACGATCGAGTGGGGCTATAAAGGCCAGCGTTTAGCGCATGCCGTGGCTAAGCGCATGGGTTTACTCAAACCCGCCCTGAAAACGCCGCCCGCCACCGTGGGCAAGGCGACCATCAAAACGCAGGTGATCCATTTTATTAACAAGCCTATGCCAGGGGGCTTGCCAAAGAAAACCGCCCGCGCCTTGCTGGATGTTGAGGATTCAACCGTGGTGCCGGTGATTCGGGACCCACAACGCCTTAATCGACCAGAAGAGCAAGAATCGGTGTTCTACTTCCCTGGTTGCGGTTCAGAGCGCTTATTCAGTCAGGTGGGTTTAGCCACGCAAGCTATGCTCTGGCATGTAGGAGCGACAACCGTGCTGCCGCCTGGCTATCTCTGCTGCGGCTATCCGCAAACATCAGGCGGTGAGAAAGACAAAGGCGATAAGATCACCATGGATAACCGTGTGTTATTCCATCGCCTTGCTACCACGCTCAATTACCTCGATATCAAAACGGTGATTGTGTCTTGCGGCACCTGTATGGATCAGCTGCAAAAATATCAGTTTGAGCTGATCTTCCCTGGCTGCCGTCTGTTGGATATTCACGAATATCTACTGGAAAAAGGCGTGAAACTGGAAGGCGTAAGTGGTGATCGTTATATGTACCACGAGCCGTGCCACACCCCGATGAAGACGTATAAAGGCATCGACGTGGCGAATGAGCTGATGGGGCAGAAAGTAGAGCTGAATGACCGGTGCTGTGGTGAATCCGGCACCTTTGGCGTATCTAAACCGCAAATTGCTACGCAAGTACGGTTTAGAAAAGAAGAGGAAATGAAAAAAGGCGCGGACAAACTACGCGCCGAATCGGGAGCTGCAACACCGGTCAAAATCCTCACCTCCTGCCCGTCTTGCCTGCAAGGCTTGAGCCGCTATAACGACGATTCAGGCACCACCGCTGATTACATCGTGGTAGAAATCGCTAAAACGGTTTTAGGCGCAAACTGGATGCCGGAGTATGTAGAAAAAGCGCGTAACGGCGGGATTGAGCGGGTACTGCTGTAA
- a CDS encoding cytoplasmic protein, protein MNKYRLQIWQYDRLWGSFESEGPQAKFAIQDMHHRLPAEQGFQFKLFIARNEKRIIESGPAGIRLLAAEVLYEEIAWPLLIHQPE, encoded by the coding sequence ATGAATAAATACCGCCTGCAAATCTGGCAATACGATCGCTTATGGGGCAGCTTTGAAAGCGAAGGCCCTCAGGCCAAATTTGCCATACAAGATATGCACCATCGCCTGCCAGCAGAGCAGGGCTTTCAATTTAAGCTGTTTATTGCCCGTAATGAAAAGCGAATCATCGAAAGCGGCCCGGCAGGAATACGATTACTCGCCGCAGAAGTGCTCTATGAAGAAATAGCCTGGCCGCTGCTGATTCATCAGCCAGAATAA
- a CDS encoding glutamine amidotransferase, with product MKTAIVIRHVLFEDFGILAPLLQEHDFAIRYLEAGLDDLSPAGQADLLIVLGGPIGAFDEDKYPFILDELAVIKHRLSLQKFTLGICLGAQLMARALGAAVAPMQQQEIGFSPLTLTAAGEKSPLLALQNQPVLHWHGDQFTIPQGATLLAASAQCPHQAFSLGDYALALQFHAEADCQRIEQWLIGHAAELAMAGTEPSLLRKQAAENGATLSSACRSLFTQWLSQLPNNATILNR from the coding sequence ATGAAAACCGCTATCGTTATCCGCCATGTTTTATTTGAAGACTTCGGCATACTTGCGCCCCTATTGCAGGAGCATGATTTTGCTATTCGCTATTTGGAAGCAGGACTGGATGATCTGTCCCCCGCCGGGCAGGCCGATTTATTGATCGTCTTAGGCGGCCCTATCGGCGCATTCGACGAGGATAAATATCCCTTTATTCTGGATGAGCTGGCGGTGATAAAACACAGGCTAAGCTTACAAAAATTCACGCTGGGAATTTGCCTGGGCGCTCAGCTAATGGCGCGTGCCTTAGGGGCTGCAGTTGCACCTATGCAGCAACAAGAAATTGGTTTTAGCCCACTCACACTTACGGCAGCCGGAGAGAAATCTCCTCTTCTCGCCTTACAAAATCAGCCGGTCTTACACTGGCATGGCGATCAGTTCACTATTCCTCAGGGTGCAACACTGCTGGCCGCTTCAGCGCAATGCCCCCATCAGGCTTTCTCGCTGGGTGATTATGCTCTGGCGCTGCAATTTCACGCCGAAGCCGATTGCCAGCGAATCGAGCAATGGCTGATCGGCCATGCCGCGGAGCTGGCGATGGCAGGCACAGAGCCCAGCTTATTGCGTAAGCAAGCGGCAGAGAATGGCGCAACACTTAGCTCCGCCTGCAGATCACTGTTTACACAATGGCTCAGTCAATTACCCAACAATGCAACCATTCTGAATCGATAA
- a CDS encoding YggS family pyridoxal phosphate-dependent enzyme produces the protein MQNNPAIEPHAKILYPQAQTQAEISANLAMVKDKISAACLRSGRNPDAVQLLPVSKTIPSSRIQMAYAAGCRAMGENKVQEAQEKAASTQHLADLRWIVIGHLQSNKVRQVCRFASEFHALDSLKLAQALEDQLQKEGRAMDVLVQVNTSGEASKYGLQPAATVAFLHSLKDFSALKVRGLMTLAMLSTHSDQVRSCFQTLRSLRDQLQQNTPQLCELSMGMSGDFELAIEEGATIIRVGQAIFGARATSDQYYWPEKQAKVQQE, from the coding sequence ATGCAAAACAATCCAGCCATTGAGCCACACGCTAAAATTTTATATCCACAGGCGCAAACCCAGGCAGAAATTAGCGCCAATTTGGCGATGGTCAAAGATAAAATATCGGCCGCCTGCCTTAGAAGTGGCCGCAACCCTGATGCGGTTCAATTACTTCCGGTCAGCAAAACGATTCCTAGCTCACGCATTCAAATGGCCTACGCTGCGGGATGCCGTGCAATGGGCGAAAATAAAGTGCAGGAAGCGCAGGAAAAAGCCGCCTCTACGCAGCATTTAGCGGATTTACGCTGGATAGTAATCGGCCATTTGCAAAGCAATAAAGTCCGCCAGGTCTGCCGCTTTGCCTCCGAATTTCATGCGCTGGACAGCCTGAAACTGGCTCAGGCACTGGAAGATCAATTACAAAAAGAAGGCCGTGCGATGGACGTGCTGGTGCAGGTCAACACATCGGGCGAGGCCAGCAAGTATGGTTTGCAGCCCGCAGCAACCGTCGCATTTTTGCACAGTTTAAAAGATTTTAGCGCGCTCAAAGTACGCGGACTGATGACGCTGGCCATGCTCTCTACCCACAGCGATCAAGTCAGAAGCTGCTTTCAAACCTTGCGTAGTTTGCGGGACCAGCTGCAACAAAATACGCCCCAACTCTGCGAGCTTTCCATGGGAATGTCTGGCGATTTTGAGCTGGCCATTGAAGAAGGTGCCACCATTATCCGGGTCGGCCAGGCTATTTTTGGAGCAAGGGCCACAAGCGACCAATATTATTGGCCTGAAAAACAAGCAAAGGTGCAGCAAGAATGA
- the pdxR gene encoding MocR-like pyridoxine biosynthesis transcription factor PdxR encodes MLRPWSLLLQIDRQAGLAVHLQIAQYIVDEIQRGRLTGGSALPGSREVARQLGVNRKTVIQAFDELIAQGWLCTQGRRGTFVLPALIATERPVAKAKIIREAVPELESHLIDFTDGVPDSRLIPFDVLGRAYRRALIATARANRLAYGDPRGELPLRQALSDMLSQERGLNAGLNQLCVVRGSQMGIYLAARVLLKPGDAVALDALSYPPARAAFQAAGAQTFAIGQDESGMRPDELEQLCQQHRLKAIYLTPHHQFPTTTMMPPERRMQLLALADSYGFVIIEDDYDHEFHFAHRPVFPLASMSTADNAIYISSLSKVLAPGLRLGYVFGPQDFIDRCAAEVMLIDRQGNAVTELAVTDLMQSGELKRHIRRALRIYESRRNIMAEEIKSLMGDKVSFDLPSGGLALWLKINLPLDMQRLQSDAGRQGVKVLPGSDFAAEGQAIQALRLGYGSLEPEEIKQGIQRLAKAIELQIK; translated from the coding sequence ATGCTGCGCCCCTGGTCCTTATTACTGCAGATTGACCGGCAAGCGGGGCTTGCTGTGCATCTGCAAATTGCCCAATACATCGTGGATGAAATTCAAAGGGGGCGCTTAACGGGTGGCAGCGCACTGCCTGGCTCGCGGGAGGTCGCCCGCCAGCTGGGTGTAAACCGCAAGACGGTGATTCAGGCGTTTGATGAGCTGATTGCCCAAGGCTGGCTTTGTACTCAGGGCAGGCGCGGCACTTTTGTGTTGCCCGCACTGATCGCTACAGAGCGGCCTGTGGCCAAGGCAAAAATCATCAGGGAAGCAGTGCCGGAGCTTGAGTCGCATCTCATCGATTTTACCGATGGCGTGCCTGATTCCAGATTGATTCCCTTTGATGTGCTGGGGCGGGCTTACCGAAGGGCTTTAATCGCGACGGCGAGGGCGAATCGTTTGGCTTATGGTGATCCGCGTGGCGAATTGCCCTTGCGCCAGGCGCTTAGCGATATGCTCAGCCAGGAGCGTGGACTGAATGCGGGTCTTAATCAATTGTGCGTGGTGCGGGGCAGCCAGATGGGTATTTACCTTGCTGCGCGTGTTTTGTTAAAACCCGGCGATGCGGTGGCTTTGGATGCGCTAAGCTACCCGCCGGCGAGGGCGGCATTTCAGGCTGCGGGCGCACAGACCTTTGCAATTGGTCAGGATGAGTCAGGTATGCGGCCGGATGAACTGGAGCAGCTTTGCCAGCAGCACCGCCTGAAAGCGATTTATCTGACGCCCCATCACCAGTTCCCCACCACCACAATGATGCCGCCAGAGCGCCGTATGCAGCTATTAGCACTGGCGGACAGCTATGGTTTTGTGATTATTGAGGATGACTACGATCATGAGTTTCATTTCGCTCATCGCCCTGTTTTTCCCTTGGCGAGCATGAGTACTGCCGATAATGCGATTTATATTTCTTCGCTTTCCAAAGTATTAGCACCGGGTTTACGGCTGGGCTATGTCTTTGGGCCTCAGGATTTTATTGATCGCTGCGCCGCTGAGGTGATGCTGATCGACAGGCAGGGAAATGCAGTGACCGAGCTGGCCGTAACCGATTTAATGCAAAGCGGAGAATTAAAACGCCACATTCGCCGTGCGCTGCGCATTTATGAAAGCCGTCGCAATATCATGGCGGAGGAAATTAAGAGCCTGATGGGGGATAAGGTGAGTTTTGATTTACCCAGTGGCGGTTTGGCTTTGTGGTTAAAAATAAATCTGCCGCTGGATATGCAGCGTTTGCAGAGTGATGCAGGCAGGCAGGGGGTGAAAGTATTGCCCGGCAGTGATTTCGCAGCAGAAGGCCAGGCCATTCAGGCATTGCGCTTAGGCTACGGCAGCCTGGAGCCGGAGGAAATTAAGCAGGGAATTCAGCGCCTTGCTAAGGCGATAGAACTGCAAATTAAATGA